Below is a window of Sciurus carolinensis chromosome 6, mSciCar1.2, whole genome shotgun sequence DNA.
GGAGGGAAAGAAATCACGCACTGCCTTTATCATAAAGCAAAAGTCAATaagtcaacattttaaaaacaatggttACCAAGTTATTCACTATTCAAGAATACACTTCTCAAGTTGGGTTCTTAAAGACATATTCATTCTGATATTCAAATCAAACTAAATTtatcaatcaaaacacatttgacggctggggatatagctcagttggtagagttcttgcctcacatgaaaaaggtcctgggttcaatccccagcaccaccaaaaaacaaaacaaaacaaacaaacaaaaaaaatacacacgCATTTTACTCAGAATTCTAATCTTAAGAAGAATAAATTGTAACTTATCAAAGCATAGTCTGAACACTTTCAATAATTCTAccatttagtttttatattcctcatctgaaaaactTATTATACAAACAGTagttctgctttctttctccagAGTAAATGTCCCTATGTCTAAACTTTTAGTAGCAATCAAAAAGATTCAAATAATTCCTTTCTGTATATTGCTTCATCGGGCTTTGATAAACACAGAGCCATCTGGTGGGGCAGCACCATCCTCCTTTTCAGTTACAGTCTCAACAGTCCCAGAAGCTGACACAATAACCATTGTTTTATTCGCTGAAACGGTCTTCTGTTTTTCAGCAATAGCTGCACAAACAGCAACAATCTCATCACTTTCAAAGTCATAGTCAGGAATTGACTTTGGTGAAAAATGTGTTCCTTCAGATGGTGCTTCACTTCTCTTAATTCTCTGTGCTACCTTCTGCTGCTCCTGAAGCGTTCTTGCCCAAGAAAGGTCTTCTTTCCATAGTTCAGGGTTCATCGGATAGATATGAAGGGCTACTTGAAAACTTCGAATTGCCTGGAAAAAAAACAGGTgagcatttttcatttattttgtttttaaaattcagtttgtttACTACAATCACACCTGTGAGAGTGTGGGTACGCAGATAGACACCTACACATACACAATGCATTATTTTAATGTATCAGAAAGTGATTGCAAAATGCTGATGAATGAAAGCCAGTAAAATAGAGATTCTAAGGTTCAAGACAAAGCAAATATATTGTTTGGCCTCTATAAACCACCAAATATACAAAGGTGAATTTCCTGGGCTAACCCACAATCAGAAAGGTACCAGAAATACATATTATTAGAGCCAAGAGCTTAGATTTTGGTATTGCTAACATTTACTAAGTGGTTGATATGTTCTAGACACTATTCGAAAGATTTATATGCACTAACTCAGCTACTCTCACAATAATCCTAAGAAGTAGGGAGGATATTGTTTTCAGTTCTGTTTTATAGAGGCACAGCAAGATCAGTTACCAAAGGTATCAGAAAGAAAGTGGCATAACTAGAATGCAAACTTGGGCAATCACTTCTAGAAGTCATGCAATCTTACTATGTTGAACTACTTCATTACAAGAAGTGCACTTTGATCCAGATTAAGGTCAACTTCAGGACTACTGACATTCTGGGCTGGATAGTTCTTTATTTGAGGGGACTGTCCTGTGTGCTGTAGAATGTTCAGCAACATCTCTGACCTACAACCACTACtgtaacaatcaaaaatatctccagacattgaTGAATGTCCTCTGTGTGGCAAAATTCctccagttgagaaccactggtctaaaTCTACTGTGTGTTATTCCAAGAACACTTACTCTTTGTATCAAAGATCTTCACACAAACAGATCTGTTTTAGGATTTTATATACCAGATATACATCTACAcgattttatttttgctaatcGTGTAGAATTGATTTCTCAATTCTTACCTTTAAGTGCCATAATAAGATATTTATAAAGGTTATAACTCAAATCTGACTCTGCtatttaatatcagaaaatataatgCAGCTAAACTCAAAATCAACAGTGATTAACTAAAAATGCACAAGTGaaattttttaactcttcaaTGTCTTCCTTTTGGAAGTTAACACATacacattatcattattataataaataattacaagAGGGGAACTAGAAACTTTTACCAAAAGTTTACTCacacaaaacattaaaatcattaactaaaataaaacttgggaaataaagaaaacattagtaAGTAAAATGACTACACATCACATATTGGCATGAAGAAAATCAAAAGCTAAAAAGGAGTTATGCAgcgactggggttgtagctcagtggtagagcacacgtgaggtcctgggttcgattctcagcaccacataaaaataaaataaaggtattgtttaaCTACacctaaaaatatacatatatattttaaaaaatgagttatgCGAAGACTGAAAAGGGAGACCCAAAGCTATTTCCAGCACTGAAGGTCAAGGACCATGAGAAGTTAATCCAATCATCCTTCCCAACTGGTACCTCCTGGTATTCCTCAATTTTCCTAATCTACTTTCCCTTCCAACTTCTCCAGGATAAATATTCTTACATATTCCTTTCTCTACAATCCCATTCCTTCACACAGAACCAATCTCTTCAGCTTTCTTATTATTTCATCCTTCCTCTTCCTAAACTAGGACTATAGTGAAGTCCAATcctatcctctctctctctccctgcaccaTCCCCCTCACACTCTCTAtattacctgtaagaattttccaaagtagacACCCAACTCTCATAAAACCTAAATAATTACTCATGGAGATATACCCAATtcatgacttttaattttaactgacttttaatttctattcctgtattttcttatgtttttgtcCTTACATGTAATAATAAGGACCGTCAGATGTTAGAAATTTCAGattgctttcaaaaatatttttaataagtttccTTCCTTATGACATTCTGAGTAAAGTTATTTATCATTTAACCATACTAGACTTTAAAAAGAATAGCTTAAATctacataaaattacaaattgagatttttccaagttaaagccttaaataattacatttaaatggTGGGCTAAGGAGGTGAGCAGTGAGCACTTTCAACATTTCCAAAACCTCATCACAGAACCATattgatagggaaaaaaaaaaaaaaaaaaacagctgaacATATGGTACTCttattcaaaaaatttcaaacttcaaataacttcatttttattagttttttcaaAGTATCTCTGTTATCTCACCTGAACTACATTTTCCCTATGAAACACAATTATTACTACACTATGTTCTAGAGATTTTTTCCATTaccaaaaacaataaatcaaagataccatgatttttaagtttttaataaaaagaatatggaaaaataatattttatgataggTCCCCTGACCTCCATTACTCTATTAGGGAAAAAACCTTGAATTTCTTTTGTGCCAACACTGGTATGATTTAAGTCTTCaggtaaaaaaagagaaatgatgacactaaatagcaggaaaaaaaaatgacactttgTTAAACTGGTTTTCATCAACGTGGATGTCCTTGAGAGATTATTATTTTCAAGTTACTTTAGTCTAattattttctcatgaaaattCCTTATTGCTTCTGAGAATTTGAAGAACACCttttttgtgaataaaaaaaaaaaattcttaaagagtACCAGAAAAATCTGTCATCCACAGTTTACTAAAACCATTATCAATAACATTAAATTCAGGATTTACCAATAAGCCTATActttaaagcttttaaaatttgttttatttttaactataaaagaCTAACAAAACCATAAAAAGGCATTAATTCAGTTAATGATAAAGGAGTAATTTGGCATTACTGTATTATATTTGTAAACACttctatattatattttgttaaaaataaaaagaagacaattCTTACAGTCAATTCTTACCTAGTTATTAGCCTTTGCTACCAACAAGGTATAATCCAAACACGTTAAGAGATGCACTTAGCACCACTTTTAGTAAATTTTatacaatgaatattttattttcataagtttCTACCCTTTCCCACTTTCCCCTAAGCCCAGCAACTTTTCAgtttaaatatttgtcatttatctCCCATATTCTACTGTCTTCTTCCTTCAAAATCTATTAGTGGTTTCACCTTCATGATAACACTGTTATCACTTTATAATGCAGTAAACTTAATGATTCAAAGAACGAAGTTAAAAGTTGCTTATTGTCTGTTTAAATATGGTTTACcaaatgctaatattttatgataaatttttattttttaattttcatgataccaaataactgaaaaatactCTTATCCCAATAAAACTGGTGCTAATAATCATAAGAGATGTTCAATAATAACTTTTGATGTGTATTTATGGAATAAtacctttaaagaggtaattttCTATCTATTTTTTGTATAGATCTGAGAAATGACTACTTGCTTTTTGGTTTGGTTGaccaaaaatatgtcaaaataaacttaCAATTTCAGCATTATAATCATCTGACTTCTTACCAGGACTATCTCTCCTAATCCAAGCTGAGCACGCCCCAAAGTTTGCCAAGACTCCCATGAATGTGGGTTTCGCTGGACAGCCATTTCTGCTGCATGTACTGCTGGGAACATTTCATGAAGAGACATTAGAACCTATATGCCAAAAATTAGAACAAGAAAAAACTTGTCAGTAATACACATATAAACTAGTAAACTACTGATGAATAAAcaaaggttttcatttttaaaatatattttaacctGGTAAACACTGCATTTCAATGGTTTTTACCCCTCCTTTGCCAAGCAGGGTTAGAAATTTAGTCTTTTATCGcctaaaaaaaactatgaaaatataaaCTCTCCCTTTCCAGCTACTAAATTCCATGTCCATCTGGCCAAAACCAAGTGGTCCTATTCTGGTCATGGTAGCTCAGATCTACTTGGACTCCTATTTCCACTTTTATTCATTCCATTTACAATGTGGTTGTTAAGGAAACTCCAAGCTTTGCTGTTCAACTAGGTAAATTAATTTGTTCAACCAGCCATCCTGTCCTTAGTAAACATCTCCctgatttgaaaattattatgaCACTCCATAGACATCCTTACAACTGGGCTTTTCGAACCATATAAACCAGAAAAATCAAGGAGTTTGAGACCCCTCCACTTTAGTCTAAGGGAAAGGGTTGGATTTTATCTATAATCTTTAGGGCCATTaacattttagaacatttttgatGAGAATATCATTTTCGAttccaaattaaacttttcatGAAGTTTGCTCTAAATTATGCCTTATTACAAAGTATTTTAAGACTGAGAGTTAAAATGACCTAGGCCATTTTTAGAGAAATCTCATACACAACTCAATTCAtcttaattttgaagaaaagtaaGCTATTACTAGGTTCACTataatgtaactttaaaaaaaaatccatctgttGATATCTAATCATAgttatattttatcataattagGTTAAAAATAACAGCTAAGTTCATTATGAAGGCAAATGAACTTCTAATTTTATACATATGGCAGAGTCATAAATActatgataaaaaatttaaataaattatatttgaaaaagaaaatgggagaaaacacTATTTTGGTTCACTATTGCTCACCAAATGGCACAATTTTATAATCAAAGTgaaattttgcataattattACCTGTGACTTCATCTCATAGAGGGTGGCATCATTTGGGGTTAACTGTAGTGCTTCATCCCACTTCTGAATTGCCTCCCGATATCTGTAGTTATTAAAGTTACATTAACATGTTTTCAATAAATCGTTGAGAACAGatgatcaaattttaaaaattagatactAGGAAATAATTAATTGCTTATGAATCTCTGCTTTGGAActgataataataaatgttacaaaatccagaaaaaataaaaatatgaaaggaaagaacagtaaagagaaaaatgcaaaatacaaataaaagggATCTTAGATATTTTTCtccaagatttttattttctgggttgagaaattacCACCAGGttctcgttctctctctctctctctctctctctctctctctctctctgtctctcaaacTCAGGCTAATTGTTGGCATATGTTTACATTTACTTTAGATGCATgtaaattttctgataaattTATAATTCAGTTGCAACTTGGCCCTGCTATAGAAATCCATCAGAGACAGAGATGATGATTTAAGAATCTGCCAGGTAATTTTGTAAAGATTCTTCAGTTCTAAGTTTCTTTGTCTATAAAAGAAGAACATAGGGAAGGAATTGTATCTGTTTTTGTTCATCCAAGCAAGCTTGTAAGAAATGGgtgaaatgaacaaaaacaatatggagatGACTCCACTACTACCCTTTCACTGATGTTTTCCTAAATGGGTCTCTTGCGGTCTAAGGTCATTTTGTCCATTAACATCTCCATCTGGAcccacaagttcaaacccagtttGAACAAATCTGACCTCAGCCTACTCCATGCCAAATCTGCAGAaacataaaagtatttatttttttaaaaaacaaaactttgataATGTTAATGAGCACTGCTCTATTTCCACATACTTAAGCACTTCTACAAAGTGCCAGATTTTGAATCACTGATAATATCTGTCATAGTGTATTTGTCATATCTTAGTAACTCCTATCATGTACTATCTTTTCTTGAATCACTTCTTGATTTTTCCCCAAACCCTTCATTTCCTGTGTATGTGTTCTTGTGCATAATTTTGTACCTAATACAATCAGCAACAAACTGAACATAATAATAGCAATCCCATAAGATTACAATGATGCTGAAAAGTACCTATCACCTAGTGACTCAGTAGCTGTCCTAATGTCATCGCATAGTTTAATGCTCAcctttgtggtgatgctggtataAATAAATCTACTGCACTGCCAGTCATATGAAAGTATAGCACACAAAATTACATacagtacataatacttgatatTAAAAAACCATGCCACTGGTTTATGTATTCACTATACtatactttttattcttattttagagtgtactccttgtacttataaaaataagtttactGTAAAATAATGTGCTGCATTACACCAGAAGCAACATCATACACCTGTTTTTATTGAGTATCTTGAAACCAAGTCATTGACCTATATCATCTACCTTTGTGTAAAATACACACTTATGATGTTCCCATAATGAAATGCCTAATGACACATCTCAGAACATGTATGCAATGTCAAGCAATGCATAACTGTATATGAAGATCCAAACCAAACACAACAAAATGTCAGCTAATGTACATAGATCATTATCCAAGCAAGGTACATagaacttaagaaataaaagcagaacccaaggaaaaatagaaagttaaagtacataaaaaatatacattctcTCACTGTTTTCACCCAAGTGAAAACACTTTCACTGAGTTCCTTTATTAGGATATAATTCAAATAAGCAATACATTTCCAAGGTCTTATACCATCTTGACAAAGCAAACATCAAATCTCTCAGAGCTTCActaacttaaaattatttctctatgAAGGATTTTGCCATACTGAAGCATCTGTCTAGAGCCAGGTTTCCCAAGTGGGAAGTAACAGGAGACACGGAGTCTCACTGCCTGCTTTCTGTCAGTTCTTGTGATTTGCAGATTCCTTTGAAGTGCTACCTCCATTGCTCTGCTTGAGCACTTCTGAATCGTATCAGAATATGTTCACTATGCTGGCTTATACAGGTTTCAGAAGATGACATGCAATTCTCCATATCTACCCTGTAACTAGGTGGTGGTACACATAAGTTGGTACTATGTCCTACTGTAAGCTCCTCGTTACCCTAAGTGGGATTCTAAGGCTCACAGTTATCTTTAGATAACTCATATATTGCTGTTAGCCTAAGACCTGCCTCATGCATTTCAAAATATGAAGTTgccatttaaattttctgttcaaGTGTCATTAAAATTTGAGATAAGACAAAATTCTTTATGCATTCCAATTACTCCATTAAAATGCTTTAACTAAACAGAATTCATTGGCCAGCTGCTTTTGTATAGTCACCACCTATCAGATCATATTGCCTGGATTCTAGAGTCCAATTCtagtttattttccctttcccgGTCCCCTCAGATAATGTGGCAAATGGTACTTGTGAAAGAGATGGATGGTAGAAAAAAAGATGCACAGCTCTCACCTGGTACACAAATTAgcaaaagagaagataaaaaaggAACTTCTAGAGAAGGAATGAGAAAGTTGTTCTGAACTTTCCTGGTGGGCTCCTGAAGGACTAAAATCCATAGCATGCAGgtaagagagaaagggaaatagaAGGAAGGCAGGATTTACAGAGATTCCAGTGGACTTTACTTCCTTCTCTGAACTACACATTTGTATCTATTAAGGCAGTCTCAAACTACAAATTTAAGTCAAAATTGTGCATTCAATTCTTTAatacaaaatgtctttaaatgagCTCTTCCTTGTTTCTGTATCTGAGTAAATgataattgtttttatataaaaattgttttctggcCCAGTGCCTGCGGTCTTCAGCGACACCCCAGCCCAGCCCGTGCTGCGGCTGACCATCTATCAACACGTGgggtcacctctgcccactagcatggattattcccaacctggaggccaccatccctagtgcagcagcacccttcttgggataccacatcatcatcatcaagtacctctcaagcatcaggctactgaagactaggaggtttgaacagtatagtattattatagaattttttattagtagtattattatcattattcctattatacctactattagttctacttctcttttcttttattaatatttttctcactctattttatctatctgtttccttggagactttttctcccttttctcatgctaacaaccaatttcttttaattccgcTTTCAATATTCCTATGACCTAGTACCtatatagactcacttcttatctcattaacattatatcttacaccctccccatcctctttgtctatcattagaaattgtggtccttattgcaaacctattatttatgctgtagataataactGAAATCATCACCTctatttattaagacaatatggttaatatcttaatagggactatttgggttaaggatgcatagtgtttgtattgtgtgctgctaatttTTATCTCCCACGTTAAGGTGCAGTTTTGCAAACCtgaagggacactataagtctatagggggaaactaTAATACCTCAGATTaccactgctagaggggaagatacacaaacaacatgagaaaacaagggaagaaagtgtctcaaacaaatctagatgctatatcaatagaatccaatgatagcatggcagaagaaatgatggcatggcagaaagggagttcagattgtacataattaaaatgatccgagaagcaaacaatgagatgagagtaaatgtaggcaatgaatgatcgcaccaataaacagttaatgGAGCAAGTGCAggaggcaaaagatcatttcaataaagggatagagattctgaaggaaaaaaactataaatggaaatgaaggaaacaataaatcaaattaaaaactcaacagaatgcataaccaacagactagatcacttggaagacaaaacctcagacaatgaagacaaaatatttaatcttgaaaacaaagttgatcaaacagaaggctggggttgtgactcaatggcagagcacctgcctagcatgtgtgaggcactggggtcaattcccagcaccacatacaaataaatgaataaaataaaagtccactgccaacttaaaaaaaattttaacaaaaaagttgaccagagaagatggtaagaaatcataaactgaacttccaagaattatgggatatcgtgaaaagaccaaatttaagaattattggtattgaggaaggcacagagaaataaactaaagaaattaataatctattcaataatatcagaaaatttcccaaatatgaaggatgaaatggaaaaatcaaatatgagaggcttgcaggacaccaaatgtataaaattacaactgatcacaccaaggcacattataatgaaaatacctaagatacaaaataaagatagaattttaaaggttgcgagagaaaagcatcagattacatacaggggggaaccaatatgaatatcagcgatttctcagcccagaccataaaagctagaagggtctggaacaacatatttcaagctctggaaGATAATGGATATcgaccaagaatcttacacccggCAAAACTAACCTtctgatttgatgatgaaataaaatccttccatgataaacaaaagttaaaaaagaatttacaaacaaaaagcctgcactacagaacattctcagcaaaacatagtagaaaagaagggaatccttccaaactcattctatgaagctagtaccaccctgataccaaaaccagacaaagacacattgaagaaagaaaactgcagaccaatatccctaatgaacatagatgaaaaaattaacaaaattttaagaaattgcatacaaaaacatattaaaaagatagtgcaccatgaccaattGGGTTtcctcccagggatgcaaggttggttcaacatctggaaatcaataaatgtaattcaccacatcaacagacttgaagttaagaatctaagattatttcaacagatacagaaaaagcatttgataaaatatagcaccacttcatgctcaaaacacgagataaaatagggatagcaggaacatacgtCGACATTCTAAAGGCTGTCTATAATAAgttcatggccaacatcatttaaatgagagaaactgaaagcattccccctaaaaactgtaacaaggcagggataccctcttttaccacttctattcaacatcgtccttgaaactctagccagagcaattagacagaccaaagaaattaaagggctatgaataggaaaaaaagaactcaaactaacactatttgccaatgacatgattctatattcagagaatccaaaaaattccaccagaaaatgtctagaactcataaatgaattcagcaaagtagcaggatataaaatcaacactcataaatctaaagcatttttattcataagtgatgaatcctctgaaagagaaattaggaaaattaccccattcacaatagcctcaaaaaaataaaatacttgggaatctaacaaaaaatctaacaaaaaaaaacgaaagacctctacaatgaaaactacaaaacactaaagaaagaaattaaagaaaaccctagaagatggaaagacctcccatgttcttggatacgcagaattaatattgtcaaaatggtcattctaccaaaagctacacaaattcaatgcaattccaattaaaatcccaatgacgttcctcataaaaatagagaaagcaatcatgaaattcatttggaaaaataagagacccagattagccaaagtaatccttagcaggaagagcaaagcaggtggtatcacaataccagaccttcaactacactacagagcaatagtaacaaaaacggcatggtactggcaccaaaataggtagaccaatggtacaaaatagaagacacagagacaaacccacaaaaatacggtcatctcatgctagacaaaggtgccaaaaacatacactggagaaaagataacctcttcaacaaatggtgctgggaaaactggaaatccatatgtaacaaaataaaattaaacttctatctctaaccatgcataaaaatcaactcgaaGTGGATAAAAGAtgtaggcactaaaacagagaccctgcacctaacagaagaaaaacaaggcccaaattttcatcatggtGGCTTAggaaactgacttcctcaacaagactactaaagcacaagaagtaaaattaagaatcaataaaagagaTGGATTCCAcccaaaaagcttcttcacagcaaatgtaacaatcaataacatgaagaaagagtctacggaatgggaaaaaaatctttaccacatgtgcCTCAGATAgcacactaatctccaggatacataaagaactcaaaaaaacttaacaccaaaaatacacataacccaatcaataaatgggctaaggaatttaGCAGACagtccactgaaaaagaaatacaat
It encodes the following:
- the Ttc33 gene encoding tetratricopeptide repeat protein 33, producing MASFGWKRKIGEKVSKATSQQFEAEAADEKDVVENDEGNWLHAIKRRKDILLEGCAEKSKQLKDEGASLAENKRYREAIQKWDEALQLTPNDATLYEMKSQVLMSLHEMFPAVHAAEMAVQRNPHSWESWQTLGRAQLGLGEIVLAIRSFQVALHIYPMNPELWKEDLSWARTLQEQQKVAQRIKRSEAPSEGTHFSPKSIPDYDFESDEIVAVCAAIAEKQKTVSANKTMVIVSASGTVETVTEKEDGAAPPDGSVFIKAR